The Eubacteriaceae bacterium Marseille-Q4139 genome has a window encoding:
- the rpsR gene encoding 30S ribosomal protein S18: MAFNKGDRSDSSKVRRGGMHRRKKVCVFCGEKNGVIDYKDTNKLKRYVSERGKILPRRITGNCAKHQRALTVAIKRARHLALMPYTCE; encoded by the coding sequence ATGGCATTTAACAAGGGCGACAGATCTGACTCTTCCAAGGTTAGAAGAGGCGGAATGCATAGAAGAAAAAAAGTTTGCGTGTTCTGCGGTGAGAAGAACGGCGTGATCGACTACAAGGACACCAACAAATTAAAGAGATACGTTTCTGAGAGAGGAAAAATCCTTCCGAGAAGAATCACAGGCAACTGTGCAAAGCATCAGAGAGCTCTTACCGTAGCAATCAAGAGAGCAAGACACCTTGCGCTGATGCCCTATACTTGTGAATAG
- a CDS encoding ATP-binding cassette domain-containing protein, translated as MRLEARELSFRYENGGRQILNHVDFLAESGERVGIMAPSGYGKTTLCKILAGYEKPDSGEVFLDGRPIGEYGGYCPVQMIWQHPELSVNPRRRLYTVLSEGDWPEEGPELRKRIVTGLGIEEEWLSRYPSEVSGGELQRFCIARALGKRTEILLADEITTMLDLITQGIIWDFLLKETKRRNMGLVAVSHSEELLEKICTRIVYLEEAGKTQ; from the coding sequence ATGAGGCTGGAAGCGAGAGAGCTTTCCTTCCGCTATGAAAACGGCGGCAGGCAGATTTTAAACCATGTGGATTTTTTGGCAGAATCCGGCGAGCGGGTCGGGATCATGGCGCCAAGCGGGTATGGGAAGACGACGCTCTGCAAAATCCTGGCGGGCTATGAAAAGCCGGATTCCGGAGAGGTTTTCTTAGACGGGCGGCCCATCGGGGAATATGGCGGCTACTGCCCGGTGCAGATGATCTGGCAGCACCCGGAACTGTCGGTCAATCCCAGGAGACGGCTTTACACGGTGCTTTCGGAGGGCGACTGGCCGGAAGAAGGGCCGGAATTAAGAAAGCGGATCGTGACAGGGCTTGGAATTGAAGAGGAGTGGCTTTCCAGATATCCGTCGGAGGTGTCCGGCGGTGAGCTCCAGCGTTTCTGCATCGCCAGGGCGTTGGGAAAGCGGACAGAAATTCTTTTAGCTGACGAGATTACGACGATGCTCGATCTGATTACCCAGGGGATTATCTGGGATTTCCTGTTGAAAGAGACGAAAAGACGGAACATGGGGCTTGTGGCCGTGAGCCATTCGGAAGAGCTGCTTGAAAAAATCTGCACACGGATTGTGTATTTGGAGGAAGCGGGAAAAACTCAGTAA
- a CDS encoding ABC transporter ATP-binding protein: MEKNRNEILKVEHLSVFFRQHDRGLKTRMVHGVEDLNLTIHEGEIAAVVGSSGSGKSLLAHAVMGILPYNAFMDGTIRYDGEILDKKRLKALRGHELVLVPQSVSYLDPLMKVGKQVTKGSRKLETVLKMRQVFSRYGLEPGTEEKYPFELSGGMTRRILISTAVMERPRLVLADEPTPGLHMEAARRVMGHFRELADEGAGVLLITHDLELARETADKITVLYGGRTIEEAAAEDFYHEERLSHPYARALCRSMPENWTPDGERLCDTGDILTQMREEFGR, translated from the coding sequence ATGGAGAAAAACAGAAATGAGATTCTTAAGGTGGAACACCTTTCCGTCTTCTTCCGCCAGCATGACAGGGGGCTTAAGACGCGAATGGTTCACGGCGTCGAGGACTTGAACCTCACCATCCATGAAGGGGAGATTGCGGCGGTAGTCGGCTCCAGCGGCTCAGGGAAAAGCCTGCTTGCTCATGCCGTTATGGGGATTCTTCCTTACAATGCTTTTATGGATGGCACCATCCGCTATGACGGGGAAATCCTGGATAAAAAGCGGCTGAAGGCATTGCGCGGGCACGAGCTTGTGCTGGTGCCCCAGAGCGTTTCCTATCTGGATCCCCTCATGAAGGTGGGAAAACAGGTGACGAAAGGGAGCAGGAAGCTGGAAACGGTATTAAAGATGCGCCAGGTGTTTTCCCGGTACGGGCTGGAGCCGGGGACAGAAGAGAAATATCCCTTTGAGCTTTCCGGCGGCATGACGAGACGCATTTTGATTTCCACCGCCGTCATGGAGCGGCCGCGGCTTGTGCTTGCCGACGAGCCGACGCCTGGCCTTCACATGGAGGCGGCGAGGCGCGTCATGGGGCATTTTAGGGAGCTGGCTGACGAGGGCGCCGGTGTCCTCCTTATTACGCATGATCTGGAACTGGCCAGGGAGACGGCCGATAAAATCACGGTGCTCTACGGCGGCCGAACCATCGAGGAAGCGGCGGCCGAGGATTTTTATCATGAGGAACGGCTGTCCCATCCCTACGCCAGGGCGCTCTGCCGCTCCATGCCGGAGAACTGGACGCCAGACGGGGAGCGGCTTTGTGATACGGGCGATATTTTAACGCAGATGAGAGAGGAATTCGGACGATGA
- a CDS encoding ABC transporter permease, translating to MNGNVKPYGGRRARTLALLFLAAGFLLFVAFAGWAWREEASVTDFSRKNLAPCAEYLFGTDWMGRDMFVRTVTGLSMSIRIGLLTACASAVIAFLLGLMAAVMGKAVDTVIISLIDVVMGIPHMLLLILISFACGKGFWGVVIGISLTHWTSLARLIRGEVLQLKESQYVKAAEKLGKGRMYIAFHHMVPNLVSQFLTGLILQFPHAILHESSITFLGFGLSPEQPAIGIILAESMKYLAMGKWWLALFPGLLLVAVVLVFHYIGQAVCRIIDPGSVHE from the coding sequence ATGAATGGAAACGTGAAACCATACGGCGGCCGCCGTGCCAGGACGCTTGCGCTCCTGTTTCTGGCAGCCGGTTTTCTCCTTTTTGTGGCTTTTGCTGGCTGGGCCTGGCGGGAGGAGGCGTCCGTGACGGATTTTTCCAGGAAAAACCTGGCGCCCTGTGCCGAATACCTTTTCGGCACGGACTGGATGGGCCGTGACATGTTCGTGCGGACGGTGACGGGGCTTTCCATGAGTATCCGCATCGGGCTTTTAACGGCATGTGCGAGCGCCGTCATCGCCTTTCTTCTGGGGCTTATGGCGGCGGTCATGGGAAAGGCCGTAGATACGGTCATCATCAGCCTCATCGACGTGGTGATGGGGATTCCCCACATGCTGCTTTTAATCTTGATTTCTTTCGCATGCGGAAAAGGGTTCTGGGGCGTCGTTATCGGCATTTCCCTGACTCACTGGACGTCTCTTGCGCGGCTCATCCGCGGCGAGGTGCTCCAGTTAAAGGAAAGCCAGTATGTGAAGGCGGCCGAAAAGCTGGGGAAAGGGCGGATGTATATCGCCTTTCATCATATGGTGCCAAATTTGGTATCCCAGTTCCTTACGGGGCTGATTTTGCAGTTCCCCCATGCGATCCTGCATGAATCCAGCATCACGTTTTTGGGCTTCGGCCTTTCGCCGGAACAGCCGGCCATCGGTATCATCCTGGCGGAGAGCATGAAATATCTCGCCATGGGAAAGTGGTGGCTCGCCCTGTTTCCGGGGCTTCTTCTTGTGGCGGTGGTGCTGGTGTTCCACTATATCGGCCAGGCGGTCTGCCGGATCATCGACCCGGGCAGCGTCCATGAATAA
- the rpsF gene encoding 30S ribosomal protein S6 produces MNKYELAVVLSAKLEDDERAAALEKVKGYITRFGGTVTDVEEWGKKRLAYEIQKMKEGFYYFIHFEGNSECPNEVEAHIRIMEPVIRYLCVRQDAE; encoded by the coding sequence ATGAACAAATACGAATTAGCAGTTGTTCTCAGCGCAAAGCTTGAGGATGACGAGAGAGCAGCCGCACTTGAGAAGGTGAAGGGCTACATCACACGTTTCGGCGGCACGGTTACGGACGTGGAAGAGTGGGGCAAGAAGAGACTTGCTTACGAGATCCAGAAGATGAAAGAGGGATTCTACTACTTCATCCATTTTGAGGGAAATTCCGAGTGCCCGAACGAGGTAGAGGCTCATATCCGCATTATGGAGCCGGTGATCCGTTATCTTTGCGTGAGACAGGACGCTGAATAA
- a CDS encoding single-stranded DNA-binding protein codes for MNKVILMGRLTRDPEVRYSQGERSMAIARYTLAVDRRGRRSQDGDQGQTADFINIVAFDRAGEFAEKYFRQGMRVLVSGRIQTGSYVNKDGQKVYTTDVIVDDQEFADSKGQGGGDSFGGSMGRSGGYQQATRPAPSSAIGDGFMNIPDGVEDEGLPFN; via the coding sequence ATGAATAAAGTTATCCTTATGGGCAGATTAACCAGAGACCCGGAGGTCCGTTATTCCCAGGGCGAGCGTTCCATGGCAATCGCCAGGTACACGCTGGCAGTCGACAGAAGAGGCCGCCGCAGCCAGGACGGGGATCAGGGCCAGACAGCAGACTTCATCAACATCGTGGCATTTGACCGGGCCGGTGAATTTGCAGAAAAGTATTTCCGCCAGGGCATGCGGGTTCTTGTCAGCGGCAGGATCCAGACAGGCAGCTATGTAAATAAGGATGGCCAGAAGGTCTACACGACCGATGTGATCGTGGACGACCAGGAGTTCGCTGACAGCAAAGGACAGGGCGGCGGAGACAGCTTCGGCGGAAGCATGGGCCGCAGCGGCGGATATCAGCAGGCGACGAGACCTGCTCCGTCCAGCGCCATCGGCGACGGTTTTATGAATATTCCGGACGGGGTCGAGGACGAAGGACTTCCGTTCAACTAA
- a CDS encoding chromosome segregation protein SMC: MSFFESLNDKFFNPFCCRNRAVYFDCISQLIEKSKEIPVLYETDARNTLILYLQNCAYSLETENIGEEIGNGRTPQENASAILRYFRACGWITPQEIGRSGDNIASVSAYCRKLIDAIHKIFDGDANGAITNHIFSMYEILRSAFGKDSARAMRPYLNILVPLIENECDLKNELLILKDSIREIMRAVMRMADANSFGQYLIKDELLSRFFNDYFFIKKSGLIPSYISDIDRMLRKLRRSELYDRMIQEYIRVANVSEAQSREKVERQFGELDSFINLEYDQEMNYIDRKINTYYNLYSTRMMMVLSGNTNLEHQLNRLLLFLKDMDEEDRGEAIGRLSQAHRLQSIGYVGRKSFERRRKRNPNPKNAGLLADDLTQEEKQRLTDELLTETPDRYSMDHVEKHFTSLLAGREKITVEECGVHTRDDATMIAASIIYSGTAGFPYEVEFGEGMVETEAARISRVTIKRKDRTE; this comes from the coding sequence ATGTCCTTTTTCGAATCCCTGAATGATAAATTTTTCAATCCCTTCTGCTGCCGCAACCGGGCGGTTTATTTTGACTGTATTTCCCAGCTTATCGAAAAATCAAAGGAAATTCCCGTCCTTTACGAGACGGATGCGCGGAATACGCTGATTCTTTACCTCCAGAACTGCGCCTATTCCCTTGAGACGGAAAATATCGGCGAAGAGATTGGAAACGGCCGCACACCCCAGGAAAATGCCTCAGCAATCCTGCGGTATTTCCGGGCCTGCGGCTGGATTACACCTCAGGAAATCGGCCGCAGCGGGGACAATATTGCCTCCGTGTCAGCCTACTGCCGGAAGCTTATTGATGCCATTCACAAGATCTTTGACGGGGATGCCAACGGCGCCATCACCAATCACATTTTTTCCATGTATGAAATTCTCCGGTCAGCCTTTGGCAAGGACAGCGCCAGAGCCATGCGGCCGTATCTGAATATCCTTGTACCATTGATTGAAAATGAATGCGACTTAAAGAATGAGCTGCTGATTCTCAAGGACAGTATCCGGGAGATCATGCGGGCGGTGATGCGGATGGCAGATGCCAACAGTTTTGGCCAGTATCTGATTAAGGATGAGCTCCTTAGCCGCTTTTTCAACGATTACTTTTTTATCAAGAAGAGCGGCCTGATTCCCTCCTATATTTCTGACATTGACCGGATGCTGCGGAAGCTGCGCCGGTCTGAGCTTTATGACCGTATGATTCAGGAATATATCCGGGTGGCGAATGTGAGTGAGGCGCAGTCCAGGGAAAAAGTGGAGCGGCAGTTTGGTGAGCTGGACAGCTTTATCAATCTGGAATATGACCAGGAAATGAACTATATTGACCGGAAAATCAACACTTATTACAACCTGTATTCTACGCGGATGATGATGGTGCTAAGCGGAAATACAAATCTGGAGCATCAGTTAAACCGCCTTCTTCTTTTCCTGAAGGATATGGACGAGGAGGACCGCGGGGAGGCGATTGGCCGGCTGTCTCAGGCCCACCGCCTGCAAAGCATAGGATACGTGGGACGAAAGTCCTTTGAACGGCGGCGGAAGCGGAATCCGAACCCGAAGAATGCGGGGCTTTTGGCCGATGACCTTACCCAGGAAGAAAAGCAGCGCCTGACCGATGAGCTTCTCACGGAAACACCTGACCGATACAGCATGGATCATGTGGAAAAGCATTTTACGTCTCTTTTGGCCGGCCGGGAGAAGATTACTGTGGAGGAGTGCGGCGTCCATACCCGGGATGATGCCACTATGATTGCCGCCAGCATCATTTATTCGGGGACAGCGGGATTTCCCTATGAGGTGGAGTTTGGAGAAGGCATGGTAGAGACTGAGGCCGCACGAATCAGCCG